In Sphingobacterium sp. R2, the genomic stretch AAGCATCAACCCTCCTATTGGATTCATGGTCATATACATACTCCCGTAAATTATAAAATCGGTAACACTGAAATTATATGCAATCCACACGGCTATATCAATGAACCGTATAATGGGTTTAATAAGAACCTTGTTATAGAGATATGAACAAAAAACAACAATGAGAATGGAACAAATCGACGTCCTATGGCAGGGAAAAGTTAATCAATTTCCATATCGGATATATAGATCCACAACGAAAAATGACGTTGAAACGATGAAGGATTTTGAGGAACTAGGTCTCATGACCCGTCATCATGATGGGTACATTCGTGAAATAGCAATAGCGAAACTAATGAATCTTTTTCCCTCGGAAAGCATTCCATATGTAGTGCAGCTATTAGGTGAGTATGTTATGGAAATCCATTTGACCATTATTGCATGCATTACCCCGCAGCAAAAGAGTTGGATCAAAGAATTCTTTACTGAAAACACATTATATGAAAGGGCGATCCGAAGTAGAATAATAAGCTATTGGAATTGTTACTACAGATTTGACTTTATCAAATTGAAAGATTATCCAGCTTTCCAGTTTTTCTCTGATTGACTTATAATCAATACGACAACTATTAATAGGAAATTACCTATTGAGTATAGTCTTCAATCTTTCGCGTATAGTGATCAATCAAATGTTGTTCAGTATTATCCAACAGTTGAAGTGAATCAATTCGAATATCCCTATCAAGAAATATCTTTTTCCATTTTGCTATTGTATATCTAGAACGGTGCGAGGTGGAGAGGATCACCTGATCTTCCTCTGCAATGAATATTGTATTAAATATCTCTACAGCAGCACTACTGAATACATAGAAGTCATCAGTTGCCTGCTCTACATGCCTATGTGGATTGGCATGTACCATGACACCGTCTATATCTAAAAAGAAAATCATGTTGCACGAAGCTAATGATTAATTTGGCACTTCCACTCCAACCGTTTACGATTTAATAATAAAAAATACTAGCCATAGATGGATAGTCCATCCTAATTTTGTAAATTCAACGCATAAGCCATAGCATGAAACAGTTCATAAAACTATTCCACATTTCTGCCCTTACTATCCTCATTACTGGTTGCAAGGATCCATCTCGCACAAAGACAATGGATTTTGGTCTATTTACACTTGAGGTTCCCTATAAATGGCAACAAGTCAAACAAAACGGAATCGACAGTTATGTCGGCGCAATTGCTGTAGACAACAACGATACGCTTTACTTCGATCTGGGGATGTATTCCAATAGTTTGACAGAGCATAACATAGAAGTCATTACCAGACAGATGATGGAGGAAAGTGCAACGGACTCTTCGGACTATATTATTGTAAAAGATATGCCGATATTGGATTTGGATCTCGATGCTGATCTTTACAGAAAACAAAATGTATCCTGGGATATTATCGATAACAGAAGAGCGAAAATCGTATTTCCGAGAATATCCGGAAAAGGAAACACCGGAGTGTACATCGGCAGCCTATGGGGAGACTCTTCAAAAGTCCGATTTAACCTTCATGGTTCAAACCTGAATGCGCAAACAGAACAGGATCTTCTTAAATCGATAAAGACATTGAGATTCCACAAACGTAATATGGATAATGAAGAGAATTGACGCTCCCCTATTTGTACATCTCAGTTTTATGGCTTTGACATTTTATGCACTATTAACAGACGGTGATTGTCTGAGGTATTTTACGAAGAATTTAAATTTCAATCTGATTATCTTTGGATTGCAGGTTGCAGCACTTATTTATGCAGGATACCTACAGGCGCAAAGAAATAGAAAGATTTTCTCCATATTCTGGCCAGCATTGGTTGGGTTGATAACACTTATATCGTGTGTACTCATCACGGGAAATTATCAGTTTAATACCAATATAAATATCACGATTTTATGGCTGATTCCTGAGGCTTATTACATAGCATATGATGTTTTAATAGCTCATCTCATCAAGGAAATGCCACTCCCATTGAATATAAATTGGCAATTTCAAGCGAAATGCATCTATATTATTCTCTCGGCCATGCCTATCGCATTCAGCAGGTTTGGGTTTTATTGGGGTACTTCGTCTTATATTATTTCAAGGAAGTCCATAAAGGAACTCATAGAGAACTGTTCGGAAATAAGATGGCCACTAGCAGAACAGCTCTTGGAGCTGGGAATTTCCCGTAAAATCAAGATGATTGCCGTTGATACGGACTGGACCATGTTCGCCGACCGCAAAGCCCCTTCTTATTTGGCAAGAAAAAAAAGTATGATCGAATACATTGAGTCGTACAGCGCATGGGAGAAGGACGAGATAAATGAAGTACGGGAAATATTATGCTACCTTTCGGAAACTGCCGCATCACTGGATGTGAAGATATTTCTGCATGCAGGAACGCTGCTCGGGTCGATCAGGCATAGCGGAAAAATTATGCCCTGGGACGATGATATCGATCTCATGGTAAGAAATGAAGATCTTACAATTTTGATCCCTGCTATACGGAAGGACAACATATATAATGTGACCGAATGGACATGGTCAAAAACAGGAAAAACATATTATAAGATCTGGAAAGAGGGCGGTTATAAAACAGAAGGCTATGAATACACTTTTCCGTTTGTCGACATCTGGTGGACTGAAGAAATCGGGAATAAAATCCATACCAATGACGGGTATGTTTTTGAGAAGAAGAGCTACTTTCCATTGCAGCCTATCGAATTCGAAAATGCCAAGTTCTATCATCCCGCCGTGGCAACAGATATACTGGACACGATGTATAAAGGCTGGAGAAATGAAATCAAGATATTTTCGTGGTCGCATAGATTTAAAAAGCACAACGTCAAACAGATCAGTGTTCCCATCACCACAGACAAGAAAGGAAGATTTACAAATTACAAATGAATGAAAATATGAAAAGAAAACCTATTTTAAATTTTTTTGACATTGCAAGCGACGTCGACCTACTACCCGAGAATGAGCTATTCAAATTAAAAGGTGGTGACAGTGATGTCGCATGGGAAACCGAAGGCCCCGAAATTGATGTATATCCCCCGGACGGCGGTGTTGACGATGACAATTGGGATGATGGCGGTGATGACGACCCGGAAGATCCATGGGATGATGAATGGGATGAAGACTGGGATGGTGATGATCACGGCGATGGCGGAACCGATAATAATGAGGAAGAACAACCGAAATGTACCTGTACAAAAGGAATTGTGGGACTTGGCTCTGGAGGGATTGTTGACTATTCTAATAATTTGGGTACTTTTAGAAGTGCAATAACTGCTGATCTAAATAACCCAAATACAAACCAGGCATTCAAAGACACGTTAAATGGACTGAATCAGATTTTTAACAGGATCGAGAGTTCTAATTTTAATCTGGTGATCAACTTTGGAGATGCCGATGGCAGCGCAGCCTATACATCCCTCAGCGGAAACAAAGATGTGAAAATTACAATGGATCAGTCCGAATTGGTTTATAAAAAGGATGAATATCTTGCCGGCACCGAAATCCTCCTTCATAAGAAGGGTGATTTAAACTATGCCGCTTTTAATGAAGTATTAGCTCATGAATTAAAGCATGTTGAACAGTTCTTGGATGGTAGGATCGGGTTTGACATGTTTGATAATGAGATAAAACTTAAATACGGTATCGAGGATGAAGTTGAAGCTTTCGCATTTGCAAATAATTATGCAACCTTTGGTAATCCACCTGTTGAAATAAATGAAACCTGGGTAAAAAACCATACTATCACAGTGACGGGCGCCGATGGTCAACCACAAACGATCAAACCATACGCAAACTTAGGCGATGGGAAAAACTGTCCGATCCATGGCGTATCCTCTAACCCCAATTAATTGATAACAAATGAAGAAAAACATTTTAACAATTTTGGGTATTTGTTTTTTAACATCTGCCTACAGTCAAAAAAAAGAAAAAGACTTATCGATACTACAGACTTTGGTCGAAAAAATACATTTGGATCTCCGTGATGTTGCAATGATGTCTGGTGTTCCAAGTAGGACATCCGCTACTTGGGCAAATTTGGTATATGTTCAACGGGGGGATTCCATAACAACTGTGCCGTTTGACAGTCTCACTTCTCCCAAATGGAATCGCTTTGAATATGATATAACGGTTGAATTCGACAGATTTACAGGGAATAGAACTCAAAATTTAAAGGGAGTAATTGTTCTAAAGCGTATTAGCCCTGAAAGAGAGGAAAAGCTCCGAAACTGGATGCTTAAAGAAAAGGAAAAGGAGAAAGCTTTGAAAAGATAAATCTTAAAGTCCAGTCGATATATACGGCTGGACTCATTATAGGGTTTATATTAATGGCTACTTACATAAATTGTGAATTGCTTTCATTCTTTGGTTTAATTGTATGTAAATCCCACAGATAGTAATTATTCATTTGTTTGGAGGGTGTAAATTAAACTGTGTCAGATAAAGAATTTTTATATTAGACTTGTGGACAGAAGAAATAGATGGCATGATCCATACAAATGATGGACACGTGTTTGAGAAAAAGACCTACTTCCCTTTACACCCCGTAAAGTTTGAAAATGCGTTGTTCTACCATCCCGCTGTGCCGTATGACATCTTAGATCTGAAATATAAAGCCTGGCGCGAAGAAATAAGGTTATTTTCTTGGTAGCATAAGTATAAGAAGCATAGTTTAAAACAGACTACCGTGGGAGCGGCATTAAAAGAAGTATATGATGTTGACTTCGGTAGTTATGGAACAGAATTTAACGATCCGTTATCATCAGAAGGTTATCCCATAAGGGCTGCCAACCTAAAAAATTATCTAGTTTCTGATTATAAATCGAAAGGTATGGAGAGCCAGATTAAAACCTATAATTCTACCAATGAATTTTTAGATTCGTCATCTGCAAAATTAAATGGTATTGTTTATATGCAGAGAGGTGGAGTAAATCATATAGACGTCTTCAAAGGTGATGAAGGTGAAAGTGTAGTTGGCTCTCTATGGCTATCTGGTAATGTAGATAAAGTAATTTTCATACCTATTGACAATTCAGCATGTAACTAAAATTCTCGATCATGAAATTAACTAAAATTTTCCTGGCAATATTTTTGGCGCTAACCTTTTCTATCAGTTTTGGGCAAAAAAAATAAATGTCAAAGCTTCAAGAGAATTCTGGTTTTCAAGCCGATTATCGGATAGCCTCTCACAAAAGATAATACCTGATCCAACTCAGGGTATTCCTATACAAGCATTTTTGCTTAAAAAAATAAACTTTATTATCAACCAACGATTGGTGACGATCTAGTTCCTGTTTCTTTGACAGCAATGATAGGCTCAGATAGATTTTCTTTAAATATAGGAGAAACAATGACCAGTCATATGTTTGATTATAATCCACAAGGCAAGGACTTTTTGTTAATAAAAAGGCCCAATGAGATGCTTTTACTTATTAATGATAAAAACAGTATGGTTTTAGATTCCATCTCATTTGTAAAACCTACTGCTTTCTTAACAAACAAAGATCTGTCAGAAATTTTCTTTGCTCATTTAATATGTGGAAATTATAAATTAGAGTCTTCAGGCGAAGATGTCTGGTTTGACTTAGAGGGAAATATGAAAGGAATAAATGGTTTCTCCAAATGGAATGTCACCAAAGCTAGCGGGAAAATAACACCGGTAATAAACAGTACACATACATTCGTTGTTTTAAAAACTTCTAATTTGAAGCAAAGGGAATCTTTTCTTGTAGTCTTTGATGAACTTATAAAGACAATGAACTTCTTTAAATATACGGTCCTTAACGATGGGACTTACAATCTCGATAAGAATCCCCAATACAAATTGAAAAAAAATAATTTGCAGTGTATTTAACTTGGTACTTTTAGAAGTGCAATAACTGCTGATTTAAATAACCCAAATACAAACCAAGCGTTCAAAGATAAATTAAATGGGCTGAATCAGATTTTTAACAGGATAGAGAGCTCCAACTTCAACTTGATCATTAGCTTTGGAAATGCAGATGGAAGAGCAGAATATACCTCCCTCAGCGAAAACAAGGATGTGAAAATTACATTGGAGCAGTCTGAATTAGTTTATAAGAAGGACGTATATCTTGACGGTACCCAAATCCTTCTACACCAAAAAGGTGATTTAAACTATGCCGCTTTTAATGAAGTATTAGCGCATGAATTAAAGCACGTTGAACAGTTCTTGGATGGCAGGAGCGGGTTCGACACGTTTAATAATGAGATAGAGCTCAAATACGGAATTGAGGATGAAGTCGAGGCTTTCGCATTTGCAAATACAAAAAATTGATTAAACTGAAATTAGTCTTCCCGAAGTATGGCGTTTATCTTCTGCATATCAATACGTCCTCCATGTTTATAGTACACAATCTTACCATTTCGATCCAGCAGTACTATCCTTGGAATACTGGTAAAACCTAATGAACCACTAAGTATACCTCCTCGATCAAAACTGTGAACCCAGCTCATCTCATTTTCTTTGATACTTTTTAAAAAGCTTACTGAATCGCTATCTATTGAAATGCCTACAATCTTCAACAAGTCCTCGGAAAAAGTATTACGTAAAAGTCTTATGTCAGGGATTTGCGCTAGGCAAGGCCCACACCAACTTGCCCAAAAATCCAGTAACACAAAGCTTTCCTGTTGATTCTTAAAAAAAATTGTATCCCCATAAATATCTTTAAAATAAATATCCGGCATCATCTCACCTTCTTTGATAAATACTGGAGTGATTTTTTGTTCCATATCTTTGACTATCTGTTTACCTTCATCAGTAAGTCTAAACTCACTAGGAAACGTACGGTTGTAGTAAGCCAATAGATTATTATAATATTCAGAATCATCTTCCACTGAAAGTGTCGGAATGAGTACTTGCTCTTTAAAATATAAAAAAGAGAAAAAGTCGTTTGGGTAAGACGTCAATACTTCCATTGTTTTTGAATTCATTTCTTTAGTCAATTCCCTCAGTACAAATTTGACGGAATCATTTGTACGAATTTCAGATCCATGTTTGCTCCATAGCTCAGTAAGTTGCAAGTACTCTGTTTTTAGATCACTTCTTAGTTTCCGAAAAATGGGACTGGAAACTGTATCATATATCGGTGTAATATCCTCACTTTGATCGGAATAAAAAGGAAAATCCGCTTTACTTGAATCATAATGTATATTTATGGTAGAAGTTTGCTTGTTAATAAGATAATTATAGTATTTGCCTTTATAAGAAATTAAGATCCTTGGATAAGGTGTATAAGTGAGTCTCTCTAGCTGCATCAAGGTATCTTTCTGACTAGCATCAATAAAATCTTGCACGAGACCATCATAGAAATGGATGTTAAATACCTCTTTATGTATACCTTCAAGGTGGATTTTAAGCTTGACGTTCTTTTGCCCCCATAAAAGTTGACAAGAAATTAGGAGAAATAACAATAAATGAAGTAAACGCATATGTTTTTTATAATAGTTGGAAAATAGGCGCTAAAAGTATAGCGCCCAATATGGATTACGGATAGCAAATATCTCCTGACAACGAACATATACAGATCTGCAAACCACCAGATAGAGTTGACTTGCTACAGGTTTCTAGTATGCTTAACATTTAAGTAAAGCAATAATTCGCAAATAGTAATAGAAGAATTGTTTACAAATGATTTTTTTATGTGTATAACTGAGATCATAATTTAAATTGAGTTCAAAACTAAGATATTAATTTAATCATAAACAAATTACTGATAATCTACAAAAAGCGAATTATCCCCCTATATTTGACGAATCATACCATCATTTCTTCAAAAAAATGAAAATATTCTGTTTAAAATTATCTTTTGTTAAGCAAATTTTAATCAATAAGCACTGTATTTGAGAGCGATTGAATAATGGCAGTTTTATATTTTTAAAATAATTATAATAAATATCATATTAAACTTGATTTAAGATATGGAATGCTAGTTTCTGATAAATAATTATGAATGGAATGTACCCCCGGTATAGAAATACAATATTAATGAAACCCTCGGTATTAAGTATATGACTTATCGCACCACTCCCTGTCATTACTGCAATTTGCAGTGATTTGTAATTTAATAAAAAGAATTCATAATATTTATTCCTTCATATTTAGTAGCGGTAAGTCGGCCGTTTTTATTTTTTTAAAAACCAAACAGGATTCGATATTGTATTTATAGTACTTTTCAAAAATAGGTAGTAATTAGGAAGCCTTGAGATCCTCCCAGACTCAAGGTTTTTTTATTCCTTTTATATTTTTTTTCATCGAATATCGTCCTTTATCCACTTTAATTCCCCACGTCTGATCATGGCTATATACTTTTGCACGTGATCATCGGTCAATAAGCCATTGTCTTCGAGGTGGTAATTGAACTGCTTAGTGAAGCTATAATATTGAATACTTCCTACATAAGCATTATTGAGATAAATATGCCAAAGGCTGTATTCCTTGGCCCTAACTTCCACTACCTGCCGTTTTCCATGATGATAAAACAACATAGGCACATCCGCATCAAAGCGAAGTATAAGCGCGTCAATGCAAGCTTCCTTTATGTCATCGGCAAGTACACCGTATGCCAATTGCCACACGCCCTGAAATTTCCTAAAAACATAAAAAGCAAGACCATTTTTGTTATAGAGATGATAGTCTTTCATGCCCATGCTTTTATCATGCACGGTAATTTGAGCGTGCATTACCCGATTTCGGCAAAAGATTTCTAGCGGTTTCATTTTACAATATTACTAATAATATTAGCAATATTGTGTACAGTATAGATATTTAGGGTTTCTCATTTTTTATATGCAGTTGGATGGGTGAAGCCTTTCCTAGCCTGATAATAGCATCTTACAAATTGTCTAGACGTGTTACTTGGAAATACCCTAAATAATTGCTCAAGGTGATAAATTTGGAGAATTCGTTTCAAATAGCGAAATTTGGTCAACACTAAAATCGAAATACCATAATGAACGATAAGGTAAATAGTGAAAATATCAATCTTGCTGAAAGAATTCGTTTGGGAGTGCAAAAGGCTTTACGAAAATTGGCAGAAGAAAGAGCTGCAAAGGGTGAGAGTTTGGTCGTAAAAGTTGATGGTAAAATTCAAGAAATACCTGCAAAGGAACTACTTATCAATTTACCAAAATAGTTTCTCCTGTAAACTATTTAAATAGACATGTGGCTATACTCCAAAATATCCATTGTCTATGTGTTTAAAATAACCATGAATAAAAATTAAAGTTGGTTTAGAATAAAATTATACGGGAAACCGTAGAAAGTGTGACTACTTCAAATATTCTGATAATGAACTTAAAAACATGTGGTCAATTCATCCTGAGACTCGTCCATACTTTTTAGGTTCTTACGGGTTTTTAATTTTCCGAAAAGACTTTATGAAGTTTCGAGACAATTTTAAAGTTATTGGTAATTTAAATATTATAGACTACCTCGACAAAAACGGGAATGGTACTATGAATATAAGTAGTTGGGAATTAGTTAAGGATTTTTTCGCAAATAGAATTAATTCCGTTATGGTGGAAAGAGGACAGAAAACCTTTAAGATAGGTGCAATTATTAAAGATTGAGGGAAGACAGCTGGTAGAGCAACCAAAGAAGTCTACATAGCTCGCTCCTATATCGCTAAAGATATTGGTGCCGATAGTAATATTGCACCATATCAATTTATTGAACTTTTTGTATATTGGCCGGACAAGCCCATATTATCTAGCTTTATATATTCCCAGAAATGAAAAAAATATTATCGCTCATTGTTACAATTTTGTTATGTCAAAGTTTAATCGCACAGACCGTAGAAGAATTAAATGCACTAGGTATAAAATATGCTAAAAAAGAAAAATTTGACGAAGCCTTTTCAGCTTTCGATAAAGCAATAAATCTGTACCCCAATTCTCCCGGCACTTACGTAAATAGAGGCAACATTCACCGGTTTCGAGGAAATTACAACCTTGCAATAGCGGATTATTCAAAATTTCTGGATTTTTCTCCCAAGAACATCGATGTGCTCTATGCTAGAGCAGGTGTTTATAAAGAAGTTGCTGCATTTGACAACGCAATTTTTGACTATTCGAGGGTGATTGAAATAGATCCATCCTATACGGACATATATTTTGATAGAGCATATTCTTATATCAGATTAAAAGATTATGAGAATGCAAAAAATGATCTAATAGCACAATTAAAAATATCGCCGAAAGATTTTAAGTCGCTTGCAAATCTGATAAACGTTAAAAAGGAATTAAAACTATTTGACGAAGCGATTATGGACTATGATAAATTACTAAATGAATTTCCTAATCAACAAGACCTTCATATACTTTATAACAATCGAGCGAATCTCTATAGAGAAACCAATAGACCTAAAGAGGCTCTAGTGGAAATAGAGAAAGCTTTAAAATTAAATAGGAACTATGCTATAGGTTACTTTAATCGGGCGTCCATTCATTTAGATCTTGGCGATGCGAGCAATGCTTGTAAAGATTTTAAAAAAGCGTTGTCCCTAAATCTTCAGAAAGATCCCCATTTTGAAGTAGACGAAGGTTTTGAAAAGCTGAAATCACTTTGTAATGTTCATTAAAATCTTGCAATGACGAGGGTGATTGCTGATTCGAGAACATTTCAAATGCTCAGAAAGTTCATTAAGGAAAGAAATCATCAAATAGAGTCGTAAATTAGACAAATATAATTATACGTTCAATGCACAAAAGAACAATAGCAACATGCTTAATGGCCCTGGCGCTATTTTCATGTACTTTTACGAACAAAGTTCCAAGTAATAGTAACGACATAGTTGTACCGACAGCCAAATTTGATTTCAAAGATACAATACCGAAAACAACCATTAAGGACACGTCACTGGCATTCCCTCAAATATTTGAGGGAAGTTTCGTTAAGGCCACAAAAGTAGCACAATTCGGCACCGAAATAACTTTTGATAAGATAGCTTTAGGAAATTTAAAGGTATCATCAGGCAAGATTATTGCAACTGATCCCGTTACCTTAGGAGATGCAATAGCTTTCAGCGAAAATTTCCCTCTTGGTGAGTTTCCCGTAGAATTGGCAATGGCAATTATCAACGCCAATAACGATCGAAGGGTCGCATTTGCACGAGTAAAATTCTCAGATGAGCCCATCCGAAAATGGGAGTTTGCCTTATTACCTGAACAGAATCCAATCCCGCTAAAATCCAAAGAAATCTATGGCTACGGAGTAGATTCAGGACTAGGTCTTTTCGTTGATCAAGCAGCAAAAAATAGTCTGGATAAGCTGCTCGACAAAAACTGGGACAATATGTTCTCCGAAAAATTCGAGGATTATTTAAATTACAGTTTTCAAAATCAAAATGCCTTCTTTTTCTCCACGGGGTTTGGAGATGGGTTTTATGCTACTTACATTGGGAGAGACAGTGCAGGTAAAATTTGTCAACTATTGACTGACTTTGATATTGTTCTGTGGCGGAATGTTGCAAAATAACGAAAGATGGAGCGTTTTATTTTTTTGCTGAGGAATCCATCCAAATTAAGCGCATAAACATTAGCCTTATAATTAATGTTTTCTATATAAAGACCCCGCTAATTTTCAAGGTGGAGCATCATAAGGTGTAATAGTGGGAAGCTAGCCAGAACTCAAACAGTAAAACAATTTCGTTTTTGTTATTGCGACTGGCATTTAATTGACTAATATAATCTAAAATGAAAATCCATCTTATTAGATACTTGCATAGAGAATTTAGATACAATTATTTCAACAGTTACATCTGCAATGTTGAATACATAGAAACCCAATAGCGAACCTTAGAGTTTTTCGACTTCTTCGACTGAAAGCCCTGTGCCTTTAGCAATATCAGCTATAGGTAGCCCCATTTCCTTAAATGCTTTAGCAGTCTCAAGAGCTTTTTTGCGTTCCCCTTCTGCTAGTCCTTTGGCTTTACCTTCTGCTAGTCCTTTGGCTTTACCTTCTGCTAGTCCTTTAGCGAGACCTTTAGCGTGACCTTCCGCTAGACCTGTAGCATGACCTAAAGCTTCTCCGGATTTCTTAGCCGAATTAAATACGCTCTCAGCATCACGCTTATGTTTTAAACTTGCTTCGTATGACATTAGTTCCTCCTCAGTTAATTTACCTATCTCTCCTATCTCAAAGATAAGACCAAATATTCTTTTATCCAAAAATGTTGGCAATCTATCCATGGTACTCAAATGTTTAAGTAAGTACAACCACTGATCCATAACTGTCTTTAGCTCTTCTGGCTGTTTATTAAATAATGGAAGCGAAATCATTTTATATCCCAATTTATCATAAAATATTTCTTTGGTCAATTTGTCACACAGCGCCACATCATAGAAATAAGGACGCTCTGTGACACGTGATATACCA encodes the following:
- a CDS encoding TlpA family protein disulfide reductase; the encoded protein is MRLLHLLLFLLISCQLLWGQKNVKLKIHLEGIHKEVFNIHFYDGLVQDFIDASQKDTLMQLERLTYTPYPRILISYKGKYYNYLINKQTSTINIHYDSSKADFPFYSDQSEDITPIYDTVSSPIFRKLRSDLKTEYLQLTELWSKHGSEIRTNDSVKFVLRELTKEMNSKTMEVLTSYPNDFFSFLYFKEQVLIPTLSVEDDSEYYNNLLAYYNRTFPSEFRLTDEGKQIVKDMEQKITPVFIKEGEMMPDIYFKDIYGDTIFFKNQQESFVLLDFWASWCGPCLAQIPDIRLLRNTFSEDLLKIVGISIDSDSVSFLKSIKENEMSWVHSFDRGGILSGSLGFTSIPRIVLLDRNGKIVYYKHGGRIDMQKINAILRED
- a CDS encoding DUF4241 domain-containing protein, translating into MHKRTIATCLMALALFSCTFTNKVPSNSNDIVVPTAKFDFKDTIPKTTIKDTSLAFPQIFEGSFVKATKVAQFGTEITFDKIALGNLKVSSGKIIATDPVTLGDAIAFSENFPLGEFPVELAMAIINANNDRRVAFARVKFSDEPIRKWEFALLPEQNPIPLKSKEIYGYGVDSGLGLFVDQAAKNSLDKLLDKNWDNMFSEKFEDYLNYSFQNQNAFFFSTGFGDGFYATYIGRDSAGKICQLLTDFDIVLWRNVAK
- a CDS encoding LicD family protein, producing the protein MKRIDAPLFVHLSFMALTFYALLTDGDCLRYFTKNLNFNLIIFGLQVAALIYAGYLQAQRNRKIFSIFWPALVGLITLISCVLITGNYQFNTNINITILWLIPEAYYIAYDVLIAHLIKEMPLPLNINWQFQAKCIYIILSAMPIAFSRFGFYWGTSSYIISRKSIKELIENCSEIRWPLAEQLLELGISRKIKMIAVDTDWTMFADRKAPSYLARKKSMIEYIESYSAWEKDEINEVREILCYLSETAASLDVKIFLHAGTLLGSIRHSGKIMPWDDDIDLMVRNEDLTILIPAIRKDNIYNVTEWTWSKTGKTYYKIWKEGGYKTEGYEYTFPFVDIWWTEEIGNKIHTNDGYVFEKKSYFPLQPIEFENAKFYHPAVATDILDTMYKGWRNEIKIFSWSHRFKKHNVKQISVPITTDKKGRFTNYK
- a CDS encoding tetratricopeptide repeat protein; this translates as MKKILSLIVTILLCQSLIAQTVEELNALGIKYAKKEKFDEAFSAFDKAINLYPNSPGTYVNRGNIHRFRGNYNLAIADYSKFLDFSPKNIDVLYARAGVYKEVAAFDNAIFDYSRVIEIDPSYTDIYFDRAYSYIRLKDYENAKNDLIAQLKISPKDFKSLANLINVKKELKLFDEAIMDYDKLLNEFPNQQDLHILYNNRANLYRETNRPKEALVEIEKALKLNRNYAIGYFNRASIHLDLGDASNACKDFKKALSLNLQKDPHFEVDEGFEKLKSLCNVH
- a CDS encoding Rpn family recombination-promoting nuclease/putative transposase is translated as MARSKKHLGRYVDPRTDFGWKFYFGREDNKILLIEFLNSLFHGEKTISDLRYKPVEQDGDYEEMRRVVFDLHCIGSDGEVFIIEMQQLFQEFFKDRAVYYTSRLINKQLARGKKGSDYYLPEVYFIGILEFDMDRNRSSGISRVTERPYFYDVALCDKLTKEIFYDKLGYKMISLPLFNKQPEELKTVMDQWLYLLKHLSTMDRLPTFLDKRIFGLIFEIGEIGKLTEEELMSYEASLKHKRDAESVFNSAKKSGEALGHATGLAEGHAKGLAKGLAEGKAKGLAEGKAKGLAEGERKKALETAKAFKEMGLPIADIAKGTGLSVEEVEKL
- a CDS encoding HAD domain-containing protein — translated: MIFFLDIDGVMVHANPHRHVEQATDDFYVFSSAAVEIFNTIFIAEEDQVILSTSHRSRYTIAKWKKIFLDRDIRIDSLQLLDNTEQHLIDHYTRKIEDYTQ